The genomic DNA GAGTCTTCCAAATAGTGAAGATTATTGATGCACCCGTTGAAAAGCTTCACCTCTTGCTGCTCGTCCAGATGGAATAGCTTCAAGATGGCTGCAATGACGCCTCCATGGGAAACCAATAGGATCCTTTTATCGGGATAGCGCTGCAAAATTGCAGCTAGGCCAGCCATGATCCGGTTGGTAAGGTCATTCCCTGTTTCCATACCGGGAAAGTCAAACCCTTCATAGGAAGCTCTTCTCTCTTCTCTCGTCAGTCCTTCCCCTTCACCGAATCCACGTTCCATGAACTCGTCCATGACCTCCATGGGTAGGCCCATCTTTTCGTTAATGATCTCTCCCGTTTCCCTGGCGCGATCCAAGGATGTCGTGATCATTACATCCCAATCCCCTCCGGATAGATGATCCCTGCACTCACTGGCCTGTTTTCTCCCTGCTTCATTAAGGGGGATGTTTGTCTGTCCCTGAAGCCTCCCCGCTTTATTCCAATCGGTTTGACCATGTCTGATCAAGCAAATCTGTGTCATTTGAATGTACCCCCTGTCAGGTGTTTTCATCCAGTGTACTACAAAGCGGCGGTCAATGGGGACCAATAGGTTTCGAAACCGCATAAAAGGGAAAAGGATGGCAAGGGAGGGGATTTTATGAAACCTGAAACCATCATTCCGAAAGATGCCGGTGATGAAATCATGGAAGTCCTGGTCGACGGCCTGCAGCGTGATCTTACAGAAGACGAACGTGAGCTGGTTGATCGATGGACCTCGAGCTTTGATAAACCGGAGAGGGCTACCATCATCAATATGCTGAAGGAGCTTCTCAATAAGCACAAACGCCATGATTGACCGATAAAAAATGCCGACCCTCTCAATAGATAGGGCCGGCATTTTTTATCGGTCATGTGTGAGGTCAAGCAGACGATCGATGTCAATCCGGTAGATCGGTCGAGTCAGTTCTTCTTCTCCAAGGTCCACGGTATTTTCAAGCAGTTCATCTATATTCATCATGCAACCTCCTACGCTGTTGCTATTCCCGTTTTGTTCGTCACATAATCATTCGAATGGCGCACCTTTTTTATGTGGGTCTTTTTGAAGGAACGATTGAATGAATGGACTAAGTGTGTTACGTTTAACGTGAATCATCGGTTGTTCGATGATTCGAGGAGGCCAACGATGAAACGATTCTCCATGCTTCACGTCCCTGAAGATAGGAATACTGGCCGTCCATCCATCATGATCCATATCCTTCCGACCACCGGTAATTATATAGCGGTCGGGCAATCATCCGGTTATTTCGGGAAGGCTTTTGGTCAATATGAAAAGCTTACCGCATACCATGCTTACCTGGATATCATCTCTAGATAATGAGATAGACGTATAAAAGACGGCGCTTTTAAGCGTCGTCTTTTTGATTTTTCTTATTTTTCATAAAGTCTTCCACCATCTTCCTGTGACTTGCCACCATATCATCAGGCAAATCTTTCGGGCAGATGAACTCCAGCTTCGTTCCTTCAGAACGCTGCAGTTTCAATTGACCTTCAAACTCTTCGGAGTGAAAGCAGACTGTAACGGAATAGAACTGGTCGCCATTTTCCGCTTCTATGTACTGATCTTGACCGGAATAGACGTTCACGAGCTTAAGGCGTCCCACTTCCAGATTCGTTTCTTCCTTTACCTCCCTCCTCCCCGTCTCCTCAGCGGATTCCCCGAGTTCCATCAAACCTCCGGGGAGACCCCATTTCCCAACGGGAAAGGTGCGCTTTTGCAGGAGGATCCTCCCTTCCCCATCGGTCAAGATGACCGTGGAACCGACGAGATTGATCGGTCTTGTACCGACCAGTGATCTCAGTTCTTCAAT from Rossellomorea marisflavi includes the following:
- a CDS encoding histidine phosphatase family protein encodes the protein MTQICLIRHGQTDWNKAGRLQGQTNIPLNEAGRKQASECRDHLSGGDWDVMITTSLDRARETGEIINEKMGLPMEVMDEFMERGFGEGEGLTREERRASYEGFDFPGMETGNDLTNRIMAGLAAILQRYPDKRILLVSHGGVIAAILKLFHLDEQQEVKLFNGCINNLHYLEDSWQVKGYNVVDHLSSPGA
- a CDS encoding NUDIX hydrolase, with the translated sequence MGYIEELRSLVGTRPINLVGSTVILTDGEGRILLQKRTFPVGKWGLPGGLMELGESAEETGRREVKEETNLEVGRLKLVNVYSGQDQYIEAENGDQFYSVTVCFHSEEFEGQLKLQRSEGTKLEFICPKDLPDDMVASHRKMVEDFMKNKKNQKDDA